In the genome of Chlamydia sp., the window TATTCTCATCCCTTCAGCAGGGATAGACGAATCGAATACAGATCAAGCTTTTGTTTTATATCCTCGGGATCTTTTAGCATCATGTAATCGGATTGGGGAGTGGTTAAAAAGTTATTTTCGTGTGCAAGAATTAGGCGTAATTATTGCAGATAGTCATACTACTCCTATGCGTCGAGGTGTGTTGGGGATAGGATTGTGTTGGTATGGCTTTTCTCCTTTACATAGCTATGTAGGATCTCTAGATTGTTTTGGGCGTCCTCTGCAGATGACGCAGAGTAATCTTGTGGATGCTTTGGCGGTTGCTGCAGTTGTTTGTATGGGGGAGGGGAATGAGCAAACACCTTTGGCTTTGATTGAAGACGCTCCAAAGATTACATATCATCAACATCTTACTTCTCAGAAAGAGTACTTTTCTTTACGTATAGATGAAACAGAAGATTTGTATGGACCGCTTCTACAAGCGGTTTCATGGGATCAAGGAAAGGAATGATGGAGGTATCAATATGCATTTTTTAGATCAGTTAGATTTGATTATTCAAAACAAACACATGTTAGAGCATCCTTTTTATACAAAATGGTCGAAAGGGGAGCTCACGAAAGAGCAGCTGCAGGCTTATGCAAAAGATTACTACCTGCACATCAAAGCTTTTCCTAAATATTTGTCAGCAATTCATAGTCGCTGTGATGATTTAAAGGCTCGTAAATTGTTGTTAGATAACCTTATGGACGAAGAGAGTGGGTATCCTAACCATATTGATTTGTGGAAACAGTTTGTTTTTGCTCTTGGAGTTTCTCCTGAAGAATTAGAGATGCATCAGCCTGGTGAAGCAGCAAAGGCTAAAGTAGCAACATTTATGCGCTGGTGTACAGGGGATTCTTTAGCAGCAGGAGTGGCGGCTTTATATTCTTACGAGAGTCAAATTCCTTGTATTGCGAGAGAGAAGATTCGCGGATTGACAGAGTATTTTGGGTTCTCCAATCCCGAAGATTATGCGTATTTCACAGAGCATGAAGAAGCAGATGTTCGCCATGCTAAAGAAGAAAAGGCTTTGATTGCTATGTTACTCAAGGATGACAGTGACCAAGTACTAGAAGCCTCAAAGGAAGTGACTCAGTCTTTGTATGGATTTTTAGATTCTTTTTTAGAGCCTGCATCTTGTAGTTGTCGTAAAGCAATTGCTTCTTAAGGAAACGATTGTATTCCCCAAAACAATATCTTGTTTTGGGGCTCTTTATTCATTTTTAAGTTAAACATTCGCTATGTAAAGCCGTTTTACATCTCTTAGTCAGAGGGGCATTCAGGTATTTACGCTGATGCGCTGGAGGTATGTTTAATTGTGAGCGATATTTAGCTACGGTACGACGCGCACAGGAAATCCCTTTTGCAAGCATTTTTTGACTAATAACTTCATCAGATAAAGGGCTTTGTTCTGTAGAAATCCAATGACGTATCCATTGTAAAACAGTAGCTTTAGATTGATCAGGACAAGATCCTACAGCACGAGGAAACAACGAGCGCATAGAAATGCATCCGATAGGCGTTGCGAGTATTTTATTATCGATAGCACGACAAACTGTTGCTTCATGAAGAGAGAGCTCATGAGCTATTTGTTTCACAGAAAAAGCCTTTGGAGAAGCGCGGTATTCAAGAAGAAACTCTTCTTGATACGGAATTAACACACGAAGAATAGATAAAAGAGTTTCTTCTCGTTTCTTGATATTGCGGATCAAATGTTTCGCAGAACGGATTTGCTGTGATACATGCTCTTTATCATTATGAGGTAGTGTATCGTAAAGATGAAATACTTCATTGTTGAGTTTAATAGAGGGAAGGATTTCCTGATTAATCGAAATTGTCCAAAGAGAATCTTCTGAAAAAGACAGATAGGCATCGGGAAGGGCTGGTAAGGGTGTTCGGAGAGCTTGGGAAAAGCCTGTCGCAGGGCACCAGGGAATAGAGGCGAGAGCTCGTTTGAGAAATACAAGAACTTCAGACACTGACAGACGCATTTTTTTTGCAATTGTTGAGAAATCACAACGAGTCAGTAAAGCGAAGTGATTTCGAATTATAGTTAATGCTTCTTTATGTGAGGAAGTTTGAAGTAAGGATTCCCAATAAGCTTGGAGAGAGGGGAAAGCTATCCCTTGGGGATGAAACTGTTTAATTTGCTGCCATACTTCTAGGAAAGTCTGTGTAGAGATTCCTAAGTTAGCAGCTGCTAGACTAGGATTTTCAAGAAAAAACCCTTCGGGAGAAAGATTTCCTACGATGTACTGAGCGATAGCTTGTTGTTGAGAGGAAGAAAAATGAGCCTCTATCTGACGAAGAAGATGAGAGGACAGTGTTTCAATAAAAGGGTATTGATCATCAATAGGTGAAAAAGAAAACGATTCTGGATACGAATCTAACGCATCAAGATCGAAACAAGGATTGAGAATAATTTGCTGAGAGACAAAGGCTGCTAATTCAGCAACCGGCATCTGCAGCATGTCTAAGCCTTGTTGGAGATGTAACGTGGGGCAAAGAGCTACAGATGCCGTTTGATACTGATGCAACATATAAAGTTAAACAAATTTCAAAAGAGATCGAGGAAGCTCGCTAATAAATCTACTGGGTTTCATTATGCGTTCTCCTCCCCAAAGGAATCGTGTTTTTGCTCGAGACAGGTAAAGATATTCTTGTGCTCGAGTAATTCCCACGTAACATAATCTTCGTTCTTCTTCAATATTTTCATGTAAGCCTCTGGAGTTTGCATGGGGAAGAAGATCTTCTTCGAGGCCAACAAGGAAAACAACTGGGAATTCTAATCCTTTGCTGTTGTGAATAGTCATGAGTTTTAGGCAATCACTAGAACTTGCAGTTTCGTCTGCAGAACTTTTTAGTGCCAAGTCTTCTAAAAAATTAGGCAAGTTCTCACTACTTTTGCCCCATATTTGGGTTTCTGCTAACAATTGCTCCAAGTTGTTTTTTCTATCTTCGTAAGTTTCAGGATCTTCTTTGAGAATAGAAAGATAATCTGTAATGCGAATCGTTTCGTTAATGAATTCATGAAGATCGCAGTTCCCATATAACTGCTCCATCTGATGAAAATGTGTAAGATATGAGAATAGTCCTTGCTGTTGTTTTTTAGTCAAACGAATGGGTTTCTTCTCTAAAACATCCCAACAAGCTTGCAATATGGGAAGATCTACAGTTGTTGCATAATGCATAAGCGATGCAAGTGTAGTAGCTCCAATACCACATTTTTTGAGTGTAATCGTACGCTCGAAAGCGGCCATATCGTGGTTATTAGAGAACAAACGTAGGAAGGCAAGAATGTCTTGAATTTCTTTACGTTTATAGAAAGAGATTCCACCTATAATTTCATAAGGATAGCCTCGTTTTAGAAGAGCGGCTTCAAACGATTGAGATTGAAAGTTAGTTCGATACAAGATGCAAATATGTGAAAGTGGAATATCTTTATATGAGTGTAAATTAGAAATTTCTTCCAGAACTTGTTCTGCCTCATCACGATCGTTTTTCCCTGTGAAACAGAAAATTTTATCTCCAGGACCTTTCACGCTGCGCAATGTTTTATCAAGACGTGCGGAATTATTCTGAATTAAAGCATTTGCTGCTTCAAGAATGGTTCCACAAGAACGGTAATTTTCTTCTAAACGAACAACTAAAGATTGAGAGTAATCTTGTTCAAAGTTGAGGATATTGGAGATATTGGCTCCCCGCCAAGAATATATAGACTGATCAGGATCTCCAACAACAAAAATATTGTTATGTGAAGCAGCTAGACGTTTCGCAATGAGGTATTGCGCATGGTTAGTATCTTGATACTCGTCGATCAATAAAGCTTTCCAGAGGTCCGCATACTCTTGTTGGATTTCCGGCATACGAAGGAGTTTTTCTGTTAAGAACAGAAGATCATCGAAATCCAAGGCATTGGCAGCACGTAATTGTTCCTGATACTCAGTATAAACAGCGCGAGTTGGATCAGGATACTCTCTGGAATCGAGATCCTCTGGATTTTGTAAACGATTCTTTGCTTGAGAGATAGTAAATTGCATAGCATTGCAAAGTTTTTTATCAAGATTCAGTTTACGCAAGCATTGTTTAATTAGTTTTTCTGAATCACTTTGGTCATAAATTGCAAAATTTTGCTGCCTGTTTAGTAGGTGGATAGATCGTCGAAGAATATAAACCCCAAGACTATGGAACGTACTTACCATAGGTAAATCTTTATATCTTAGATTACATTGGGCTTGGACTCGTTCTTTTAATTCGCTTGCCGCTTTGTTCGTGAAGGTGATGGCTAAAATTTGTTTAGGAGCTAATCCTACTTCTTCGATCAAGTATAGGATGCGATGGGAAACTACTCGAGTTTTCCCAGCTCCTGCTCCTGCTAAAACGAGAACTGGTTGTAATGGCGCTGTAACGGCGGTAGCTTGAGCTGCATTTAATTCGGATGTAAGCATATGTACGTAATATAATTTTTTCGGGTTCGAAGAAAATTTTCGAGAATGCATATACTCTTATGTATTTAAGGAGAGAGCGTATGCATGAGGCCTTTACTATAGAGCAACTCCCCCAGTCTTGGCAAGAACAGCTTAAAGATGAGTGGTCTCAACCATACTGGTCTCAGTTACTTAACTTTTTAAAAAATGAGTATGCAAGGACAATTGTCTATCCGAAAAAAGAGCTTGTTTTTTCTGCCTTAAAGAGCACACCTTTTGATCAAGTTAAGGTAGTTATTCTTGGGCAAGATCCTTATCACGGAGAGGGACAGGCACATGGATTAAGTTTTAGTGTCCCTAAGGGACAGGCATTACCTCCTTCCTTACGGAATATCTTTCAAGAATTGCAAACAGATCTAGGTATTCGGAATGAATCAGGATGTTTACAGACTTGGGCAGATCAAGGTGTGCTCCTTTTGAACACAGTGCTAACTGTTCGCTCTGGAGAAGCGTTTTCTCATGCTGGACGAGGATGGGAGCTTTTTACTGACGCAATTGTAACTAAATTGATTCAAAATCGGACACATGTGATCTTTGTTTTGTGGGGGAGTGCTGCGCGAAAAAAATGCGATCTTCTCTTTCAGACTCAGCATCAACACGCTGTTCTTGCCTGTGCACATCCTTCTCCATTGGCAGCGCATAGAGGATTCTTTGGGTGTTGTCACTTTTCAAAAATTAACTATCTGCTTAAAAAGCAAGGAAAGCCGATGATTAATTGGAAGATAGGATGATCGACGGAATTCAGACATGCTCCTTCTGTGCTACACACCGCTTAACAGCGAAACCCGCGGTAAGTTTAGAGATGTCCTTAGCAACACAAAGTATTCAAGAAGGAACTTTAGCCAGTACTAAACTTGAAGCGGATTTTGCACGAGCAGAACAGATTCTTACCGAGATGCAAGAAATTCGCTCGAGCCTAGAACGGTCTTTAGAGACTCTCGTTCCCGGTGAGTAAGTATTTAGCAAAAGCATCCTCTACATAAGGTTGTAGTTTTACTAAAGCTTTTGCTCTATGAGAAACTTGATTTTTTATTTCTTCTGATAGTTCTGCGTACGTTTGTTTGTAATCATGTTTGAGAAATAAGGGATCATAGCCAAATCCGGAAGACCCTCTTTCTTCAAAAACAATCATTCCTTCACAAGAGGCTTGCGCCTTATAGATTTTCCCAAAGGGAGAGATCAGAACCACACAACATTCAAAGTAGGCAGAGCGATCGATAGCATGTTCTAGCGGGAGCATTTTCTCTAGAAGTTTCTTGCGATTGTCCTTCTCGCTAGCATTTTCTCCCGCAAAAGAAGAGGACAATCTTCCTGGAAGTCCTCCTAAAGCTGGAATGATTAGCATAGAATCATCAGCGATTGTCCAACATCGAAATGTCTGTGCAGCAAAGAGGCCTTTTTGGATTGCATTTTCTTCCGGAGTTGCCCCAGTTTCTTTGGGAGGTTGGTAAGACGGGTAGTCCGCTAGAGAAAAAATATCAAATTCTCCAAGCTTCTTAAGAAAAGTCTTAGTTTCTCGTACCTTATATCCATGGGAACTAGCGATAAGAATTTTCATAAAGATCCTTTAGATTATGGAGCAGAAACAAGAATCTCTCCAGGGAGAGAGCTATACTATGATAATATCGGCGATAAGAATTTTCTTTCACTAAGCTTTTTTATTTTAAGAAGTTTCTTGCGGAGTTGGTATAGATCTAAAAAACAAAAATAGAGAAGATACCCATTTCTTGTGAAAAAAGGATTCGAAGGAAATGATGAGGATAATCTGGAAGCTTGTATTGATAGCAGGTTTTTTTCCTTGTTTAGGTAGTGCTTTGGTTCAGGTAGGGTTAGAACGCATTTTTCAGGAAGAGCAATATCTCGACAAAATACGTGGCAAACGGATTGTATTGATTTCTCATAGTGCAGCAGTTAACCAGCAAGGAGAGCATTCCTTGAGTGTGTTTGATAAACACAAAAATCTTTGCTCGTTGAGTGCTTTGTGTACGTTGGAACATGGCTATTTTGGTGCATCGATTGCTGAGACACCAGGTTATGATCCTGCATTGGCAAATATTCCTGTGGTTTCTCTTTTTTCATCTAAAGAGATTCCTCCTGAGTTAGTGGAAGGATGCGATGTCTTCGTATATGATGTGCAAGATATTGGTGTCCGCTCTTATTCATTTATATCCGTTTTATTACAGGTAGTGAGGGCTGCGGAAAGTAGTAAAAAAGAATTAATTGTTCTGGATCGGCCCAATCCTATGGGAGGAGATATGGTGGATGGTCCTTTACCAGATAAAGAAGTCTTACCTGCCATTCCTTATTGTTATGGGATGACGCCAGGAGAGCTAGCTTTGCTGTATCGAGCATGGTATGCACCTGAAGCTAGCGTGACAGTCGTTCCTATGCTAGGATGGAAACGTTCCATGACTTTTTCCGATACAGGGTTAACATGGATACCTACAAGTCCTCAGGTTCCAGATCCCCAATCTGCTTATTTCTATGCTACCACAGGGTTTATGGGAGCCTTATCAATCACAAGTATAGGTATTGGGTATACGCTGCCTTTTAAGGTTTTTGGAGCTCCTTGGATGGATGGATGTAAGATAGCCGCAGAACTCAATAAGGCGCGTCTTCCTGGGGTAAAATTCCTCCCATTCATGTATGAGCCGTTTTTTGGTAAATTTAAAATGGAGATTTGTTCCGGCGTATTGTTGGTGCTTCAAGATCCCAAAATGTTCCTTCCAATGGAAACACAAAGTGTGATTCTGGGGGTTTTGAAAACATTTTATCCTAAAGAATGTGAGCAAGCGTTTCTATTGCTAGATAGAATTATTCCTCGTCGTAAAGCTGTTCAAAGCCTTTTAGGAAATGCAGAATTTTTGAATATCTGTTTAGAGAAAAAATATATTACTTGGCCATTACGGACTTTATGTGTGGAAGGAAGAAAACATTTTAAAGAGGCACGAAAACCTTTTCTTCTCCCTGATTATACTGGATAAATGAGGGGTGTTTGACAAGAATAAACTGCCTTTCTATACCTTGGACAAAGACTGTAGCTGAATAGAGGAACGGTCGTGTCCAATAGTTTTCGTAACCAAGAAGAGGGTTTGCAGGCAGTTCTTCGTGCGGCTTGCGTAATATCTCAAATGTTCTCTCAAACAATTGGGCCTTACGGATTCAGAGCAATTGTTCATCATACTCAAAATATCCAAACCACTCGAGACAGTCGGCGTATGTTTAAAGACATTGTCTTTTTAGATGCTTTTGAAAACATAGGTATCAAGCTGATTCGAGACACTGCTTTGCAAACGCGTAGTCAGTTTGGAGATGGAGCGAAAACAACTACATTGTTGATTGAAGCCTTGCTAGAAAAGGGTATAACAGGTTTTCAGCAAGGATGCGATCCTCAAGAGCTCTACCGAGGAATGCTTCTTGCAGAACAAGAAATGCAAAAAATTTTCCATAGAAAAAAGTTCCCAGTAACAGATCTTGAGCATTTAGTGTGTGTCT includes:
- a CDS encoding putative folate metabolism gamma-glutamate ligase — encoded protein: MKITPIKTRKVLANDSLLEIFKESLPPLQEKNIVVVSSKIVSLCEGAIADAQISKAELIKREADAYIFCEQSGIYLTKKEGILIPSAGIDESNTDQAFVLYPRDLLASCNRIGEWLKSYFRVQELGVIIADSHTTPMRRGVLGIGLCWYGFSPLHSYVGSLDCFGRPLQMTQSNLVDALAVAAVVCMGEGNEQTPLALIEDAPKITYHQHLTSQKEYFSLRIDETEDLYGPLLQAVSWDQGKE
- a CDS encoding CADD family putative folate metabolism protein gives rise to the protein MHFLDQLDLIIQNKHMLEHPFYTKWSKGELTKEQLQAYAKDYYLHIKAFPKYLSAIHSRCDDLKARKLLLDNLMDEESGYPNHIDLWKQFVFALGVSPEELEMHQPGEAAKAKVATFMRWCTGDSLAAGVAALYSYESQIPCIAREKIRGLTEYFGFSNPEDYAYFTEHEEADVRHAKEEKALIAMLLKDDSDQVLEASKEVTQSLYGFLDSFLEPASCSCRKAIAS
- the rpoN gene encoding RNA polymerase factor sigma-54; translated protein: MLHQYQTASVALCPTLHLQQGLDMLQMPVAELAAFVSQQIILNPCFDLDALDSYPESFSFSPIDDQYPFIETLSSHLLRQIEAHFSSSQQQAIAQYIVGNLSPEGFFLENPSLAAANLGISTQTFLEVWQQIKQFHPQGIAFPSLQAYWESLLQTSSHKEALTIIRNHFALLTRCDFSTIAKKMRLSVSEVLVFLKRALASIPWCPATGFSQALRTPLPALPDAYLSFSEDSLWTISINQEILPSIKLNNEVFHLYDTLPHNDKEHVSQQIRSAKHLIRNIKKREETLLSILRVLIPYQEEFLLEYRASPKAFSVKQIAHELSLHEATVCRAIDNKILATPIGCISMRSLFPRAVGSCPDQSKATVLQWIRHWISTEQSPLSDEVISQKMLAKGISCARRTVAKYRSQLNIPPAHQRKYLNAPLTKRCKTALHSECLT
- a CDS encoding UvrD-helicase domain-containing protein, with the translated sequence MLTSELNAAQATAVTAPLQPVLVLAGAGAGKTRVVSHRILYLIEEVGLAPKQILAITFTNKAASELKERVQAQCNLRYKDLPMVSTFHSLGVYILRRSIHLLNRQQNFAIYDQSDSEKLIKQCLRKLNLDKKLCNAMQFTISQAKNRLQNPEDLDSREYPDPTRAVYTEYQEQLRAANALDFDDLLFLTEKLLRMPEIQQEYADLWKALLIDEYQDTNHAQYLIAKRLAASHNNIFVVGDPDQSIYSWRGANISNILNFEQDYSQSLVVRLEENYRSCGTILEAANALIQNNSARLDKTLRSVKGPGDKIFCFTGKNDRDEAEQVLEEISNLHSYKDIPLSHICILYRTNFQSQSFEAALLKRGYPYEIIGGISFYKRKEIQDILAFLRLFSNNHDMAAFERTITLKKCGIGATTLASLMHYATTVDLPILQACWDVLEKKPIRLTKKQQQGLFSYLTHFHQMEQLYGNCDLHEFINETIRITDYLSILKEDPETYEDRKNNLEQLLAETQIWGKSSENLPNFLEDLALKSSADETASSSDCLKLMTIHNSKGLEFPVVFLVGLEEDLLPHANSRGLHENIEEERRLCYVGITRAQEYLYLSRAKTRFLWGGERIMKPSRFISELPRSLLKFV
- the ung gene encoding uracil-DNA glycosylase, translated to MHEAFTIEQLPQSWQEQLKDEWSQPYWSQLLNFLKNEYARTIVYPKKELVFSALKSTPFDQVKVVILGQDPYHGEGQAHGLSFSVPKGQALPPSLRNIFQELQTDLGIRNESGCLQTWADQGVLLLNTVLTVRSGEAFSHAGRGWELFTDAIVTKLIQNRTHVIFVLWGSAARKKCDLLFQTQHQHAVLACAHPSPLAAHRGFFGCCHFSKINYLLKKQGKPMINWKIG
- a CDS encoding non-canonical purine NTP pyrophosphatase, coding for MKILIASSHGYKVRETKTFLKKLGEFDIFSLADYPSYQPPKETGATPEENAIQKGLFAAQTFRCWTIADDSMLIIPALGGLPGRLSSSFAGENASEKDNRKKLLEKMLPLEHAIDRSAYFECCVVLISPFGKIYKAQASCEGMIVFEERGSSGFGYDPLFLKHDYKQTYAELSEEIKNQVSHRAKALVKLQPYVEDAFAKYLLTGNESL
- a CDS encoding exo-beta-N-acetylmuramidase NamZ domain-containing protein, with product MRIIWKLVLIAGFFPCLGSALVQVGLERIFQEEQYLDKIRGKRIVLISHSAAVNQQGEHSLSVFDKHKNLCSLSALCTLEHGYFGASIAETPGYDPALANIPVVSLFSSKEIPPELVEGCDVFVYDVQDIGVRSYSFISVLLQVVRAAESSKKELIVLDRPNPMGGDMVDGPLPDKEVLPAIPYCYGMTPGELALLYRAWYAPEASVTVVPMLGWKRSMTFSDTGLTWIPTSPQVPDPQSAYFYATTGFMGALSITSIGIGYTLPFKVFGAPWMDGCKIAAELNKARLPGVKFLPFMYEPFFGKFKMEICSGVLLVLQDPKMFLPMETQSVILGVLKTFYPKECEQAFLLLDRIIPRRKAVQSLLGNAEFLNICLEKKYITWPLRTLCVEGRKHFKEARKPFLLPDYTG